In a single window of the Montipora capricornis isolate CH-2021 chromosome 11, ASM3666992v2, whole genome shotgun sequence genome:
- the LOC138023095 gene encoding uncharacterized protein — translation MDAFVNILKSPDQDTIVTGLPFVEMALRSVPASKEMFEIAKGVACLEALEYSCNGTVSQYASDIIDTYFMEEDGEGLREKRSNGQKMAGLPEGRVKMQSKKERRKIMLTSNEKCLQQEWHSSRQSRALPVGKGSAVSSARVGEEALEIYNTFRFATGEDPNKIAHLKKKFEDYFNPRKNTVFERYKFWECKQKDSEFIDQFITELKTRAKSCEIGHQQDSLIRDRIVFGVSSTRLKERLLRESSDLTLEKAVSLCRAAEASAKQLKELQTLEKVPVHAIKPRNKPTKASPATSKTSRQLQQFNCKNCGTKHYPRSCLAFGRHCHICKGKHHYAKMYPQKNSRVHTVTPSLDGVIGRQCEVQTEEFFIGTVTGVTTDSAWFSTVTVGGSSVKFKLDAGAEANVLPLSVYSELQNKSPLMDTSVVFFLVWRFQDLVKRVESVAQAPRTKKEIVDKFADVFSGLDCMKGEYYIELDDSVQPVIHPPRRIPYSLLGKPKAKLQELEEKDFVQKVNRLTPWVNSLVIVEKRDGSLRLCLDPRDLNKAIRREHHRIPTAEDIASHLSGKKVFSIVDEKDGFWQVCLGKESSHLCTFNSPFGRYRFYGIRSAPEVFQKRNEARFGDIDGVEVIFDDIIVAATDEKEHDETMLKLLERARQANVKFNPAKLQYKVSEVKYMGNIVSESGLKPDIEKVRAITQLPLPQSKEDLQRFLGMPVKLQVDASKSGLGSCVLQDGLPIAYASRSLTQAEEYYAQIDKELLAVVLGCERFNHYFYGRPVDVESDYKPLVSVNKKPLTKVSPRLQCLLLRLQKYEVNITYVPGKYMYVADTLSRAHLDEPPSEQELSDDMEVIVHTLVERLPMSKEKLAQMKAAIAQDEILQMLSKVYPELCLLRDKTAGPVITGMKSMYARHGIPDEVIADNMPFSSKEFHQLQRIGDLKSPPRIPDTHSQMG, via the exons ATGGATGCATTTGTCAACATTCTCAAGTCACCTGACCAAGACACAATTGTCACTGGTCTTCCGTTTGTTGAGATGGCTCTAAGAAGTGTTCCAGCTTCCAAAGAAATGTTTGAGATTGCCAAGGGAGTGGCCTGTCTGGAGGCATTAGAGTACAGTTGTAATGGAACAGTGTCTCAGTATGCAAGTGATATAATTGACACTTACTTTATGGAAGAAGA CGGAGAAGGACTAAGAGAGAAAAGGTCAAATGGTCAAAAAATGGCGGGATTGCCTGAAGGCAGGGTTAAAATGCAGTCCAAAAAG GAGCGAAGAAAAATCATGCTAACCTCTAATGAAAAATGCCTACAACAGGAGTGGCATTCATCCAGGCAATCCAGAGCTTTACCAGTTGGCAAAGGAAGTGCTGTTTCCAGTGCAAGAG TCGGCGAAGAAGCGCTCGAAATATACAATACGTTCCGATTCGCTACTGGTGAAGATCCTAATAAGATTGCTCAcctaaagaaaaagtttgaaGATTATTTCAATCCGAGAAAGAACACTGTGTTCGAAAGATACAAGTTTTGGgaatgtaaacaaaaagacAGCGAATTTATCGATCAGTTTATCACCGAATTGAAGACTCGTGCGAAGTCATGTGAAATTGGCCACCAGCAAGACAGCCTGATTCGAGATCGAATTGTATTCGGTGTAAGTAGCACTCGTCTTAAAGAGAGATTGCTTCGTGAATCGTCTGATCTTACCCTTGAGAAAGCGGTGAGTCTTTGCAGAGCGGCAGAAGCTAGCGCTAAACAACTAAAGGAACTCCAGACATTAGAGAAGGTACCCGTTCACGCGATAAAACCAAGAAACAAACCAACCAAGGCATCGCCCGCTACTAGCAAAACATCGCGCCAGCTGCAGCAATTTAACTGCAAGAATTGTGGAACAAAGCACTACCCACGATCGTGTCTAGCGTTTGGAAGACACTGTCACATTTGCAAAGGGAAACATCACTACGCTAAGATGTACCCACAAAAGAATTCTCGAGTACACACTGTGACTCCGAGCCTAGACGGCGTCATTGGTCGACAGTGCGAAGTCCAAACCGAAGAATTCTTTATCGGAACAGTCACCGGTGTGACTACTGATTCAGCTTGGTTCTCCACCGTAACTGTTGGCGGATCTTCTGTTAAATTCAAGCTGGATGCTGGCGCCGAAGCTAATGTTTTGCCACTCAGTGTTTACTCCGAACTCCAAAACAAGTCTCCTTTAATGGATACCagtgttgtttttttcctcGTATGGAGATTTCAAG ATCTGGTGAAAAGAGTAGAAAGTGTTGCCCAGGCCCCTcgcacaaaaaaagaaattgttgatAAGTTTGCTGATGTGTTCAGTGGGTTAGACTGCATGAAAGGCGAGTACTACATTGAGCTGGATGACTCAGTTCAGCCTGTCATTCACCCGCCTCGAAGAATACCGTATTCCCTACTTGGGAAACCTAAAGCGAAACTTCAAGAGTTGGAGGAGAAAGATTTTGTCCAGAAAGTTAACAGACTCACCCCATGGGTTAACAGCTTAGTCATTGTTGAAAAGCGTGATGGTTCTTTGAGACTGTGCTTGGATCCAAGAGATCTTAACAAGGCTATTCGGAGAGAGCATCACAGGATACCCACAGCAGAGGACATTGCAAGTCACCTCAGTGGCAAGAAAGTTTTCTCCATTGTAGATGAAAAAGATGGTTTCTGGCAGGTGTGCTTAGGTAAAGAAAGTTCCCACCTCTGTACTTTCAATAGCCCCTTTGGCCGTTATCGGTTTTACGGAATACGTTCAGCACCAGAGGTGTTCCAAAAGAGGAATGAAGCCCGGTTTGGAGATATTGATGGTGTGGAGGTCATATTTGATGACATCATTGTTGCAGCTACAGATGAGAAGGAACATGATGAAACTATGCTTAAGCTTCTGGAAAGAGCTCGACAAGCAAATGTTAAGTTCAACCCTGCAAAGCTGCAATACAAAGTTAGTGAAGTCAAGTACATGGGAAACATTGTTTCTGAATCAGGACTGAAACCTGATATTGAGAAAGTGCGTGCTATCACACAGTTGCCCTTGCCTCAGAGCAAAGAAGATTTGCAGAGGTTCTTAGGGATG CCAGTCAAATTGCAAGTGGATGCCTCTAAGTCTGGTCTTGGGTCATGTGTCCTCCAAGATGGACTCCCAATCGCTTATGCTTCTCGTTCCCTCACCCAAGCGGAGGAGTATTACGCTCAAATAGATAAAGAACTTCTTGCAGTCGTATTAGGCTGTGAGAGATTTAACCATTATTTTTATGGGCGGCCAGTGGATGTGGAGTCAGACTATAAGCCTTTAGTGTCTGTTAACAAGAAGCCGCTGACCAAAGTATCTCCAAGGCTCCAATGCCTGCTTCTCAGACTTCAGAAGTACGAAGTTAACATCACCTATGTCCCCggcaagtacatgtatgttgcagATACACTATCAAGAGCTCACTTGGATGAACCACCCTCGGAGCAAGAATTAAGTGATGACATGGAAGTAATCGTTCACACCCTCGTGGAGCGTCTTCCTATGAGTAAAGAGAAGCTTGCCCAGATGAAAGCAGCAATAGCTCAAGATGAAATCCTTCAGATGTTAAGTAAAGTT TACCCTGAACTTTGTCTCCTAAGAGACAAGACAGCTGGTCCTGTTATAACTGGTATGAAATCTATGTATGCCCGGCATGGAATTCCAGATGAAGTTATTGCCGATAACATGCCCTTTTCAAGCAAGGAATTCCATCAGTTGCAAAGGATTGGGGATTTGAAGTCACCACCTCGAATCCCAGATACCCACAGCCAAATGGGATGA